GGGAGACAGAGCTCATAAGTACCACAGGATTGCAGCCATCGTGGTGAAGATTGGTTCGGACCAGAATTGTTAATGGATGCTAAATCTAGGAGGAAATTTTGACCATGAACAGGATAGTTGCATGATCTTAAACGTCGCCCCATAGATTTCTTATTAGTTGCAAGGGAAAGATAATTATCTATACGCTGAAGAAACCAGGTATCACCTTGACCAGAAAGtttaaatgtggctagtgtgactgaggaactgaatttctcattttaatcagttgaattttattttattttatttttttaacgtttatttatttttgagacagagagagacagagcatgaacaggggagggccagagagagagggagacacagaatctgaagcaggctccaggctccgagccatcagcccagagcccgacgcggggcttgaactcacggaccgcgagatcgtgacctgagttgaagtcggatgcttaaccgactgagccacccaggcgccccgaattttatttttatctatttacttattttaaatatttattcattttcagagagagagtgcacgtgagcagggaaggggcagagagagagaggaagagagagaatcccaagcaggctccgcactgtcagcacagagcccaactccgggctcgattccatgaaacgtgagatcatgacctgagctgaaatcaagagttggatgcttaaccaactgagccgcccaggcacccctcatttaaaaagtgtttttaattgtttttattcttttttcattttgtttttggagagacactgagacagagcgcgagcaggggaggagcaaagagagagggagacagaacccaaagcaggctccaggctctgagctgtcagcacagagcctgacgtggggttgaactcccgaaccgttgagatcatgacctgagccgaagtccagtgctcaaccgattgagccacccaggagcccctctaggAGAATTTCTTGTCTggtgcctccctctttcccaaCCAACTTGATCTTCCCAAGTTTACCTGCTCACCCTCATCACCTCCCCTACCACAGCCTCTTCTGCCCTACTCAACTGACGGATGCAAAGCTAAGCATGGGACTAACCAGGTCAGGCTACTTACTGTTCCTGTAGTGACTGTTCTTATCTATTCTGGATGTGGAAAGCTGGAAGAAAGCTCAGCTCACCTGGGACCACAGAGTCTGGAGCATGGCTGATGACCCCTGGCTTCATGCACTGCCCTCTCTGTTTGGAAAAGCAAGCACCTGCGGAGctaagagagagaatcacaatgAGGCTGACCACGCCTTGttccccacctcttccccctCAGTCTCCTTGCCTCTCTCATTGGAAACGATATTTCCAGGACACTCTGGGTATTCTCAACGCACCTCCTCCAGTGGTTCGTGGGGTGCTGAATCTGCTTCCTGTGTAAATTCTACAAAGCTGCCTGGCGAGGCTGAAGATTCCTCGAAAGAATGTCTGAGAAGCGAGAGTCAAGAGCTGCCGTGGATTTGTGGCTTTCAAGAAAAATCCCTGGCCCACGATGAATGAATTACCAGTAAGTTTGTACCGAATGATTCTAGCGATGGTGGCAAAGATCCCAAATGCGCATTGAGAGAAAAGGCAGGATAACCGGGCCCTGGACCAACCACGGGCTGCACGGCAAAATCCAAGTGGTGATCTGGCCCCCGGGGAAAGGGGGCGCCGCTCAACGTCCCAGGGGGCGATGCTGACCGGAGACCCGACGCGAATCTGAACACTCCACCGCGGGAAGTGGGCGACCCCACGcgtcaccgccccccaccccgggtacCGCGAGCCGGGGGACGTCAGGCCAGCTCTTCGGGGCAGGAGGGTTGGTGGCGCCTCGGCGGGCAAGGGCCCCTTGGGCGATGCCTGTGGGCCCTGACGCCCGAGCCTCGggacaggggctgggggcgggccACCGCACGGCGCGGGGCCGCCGAAGACCCGGTCGCCCCCGCCCACCGCCGCCGAGGCGGAAGCGCGGGCGGAGGCGTTCCCCAGCGCAGCGCCGCTCTAGGACGGCCGGAGGCTGGTCTTCTCCATGGTCCCGAGCGAGACCCGCCACCCGCGCGCCCGGGTGCCGGCTGTCCTCCCGCCCGGACTCCGCGGCTCCGCCCCCCAGCGGGCGACCAAGCTCCTCGGGGACGCCGAGTCCGCACTGCACTCCGCGTGGGTCTGCGAGCGGGTTGTGACGCTTGCCGGCAGTAATTAACCTCCTACTGAATTCCTGGCCCCATTCTCCGCCCATCGGCTACCGGACTGCGCCCTGAGACCTCCAAGTCCCGGCTCTGACTGTCCCCGTTCTGATCCCGGCGCCACCACCTATATCCACTGTATGGCCTGTGCGAGgtactgaaactctgtacctcCGTTTCTCAATTGAGAATGGCAGTagttttgaactcacaaactcagcGCATTGAGTGTGTCAACTCATGCAACTTCTGGTTCTCACCGTAAGCGCTTGCACTGTTGTTGATGGCATTATTAGTATTCCTGCCTATTGTTGCCACTTTTCCTAGAACACACGCCCCTATCTCTCCAGTCCAGATAGAATAATAGTCACAGCAACAGCGCTTCCTATCGGCCAGGCATCATGCAGGCAGTTTTGAGCTGGAGTTCTGTGTATCAACCTGCCTACCGTTTCTTTCTACTTGGCTAATCCACAAGCACCTAAAATTCAAAATGTTCCAGACTGATCTTGTCATCCTTCCCTCACCCTCCTGTCCCACCTTCCAGGAGTGACCTGTCCCTTTCGCCCCACAAACTGCACTGTAACCAAACTAAGATGAGTTCAGTCCTTGGTGAGTTACAGGTAGAGACTATACCAGGTGGGTttgtcacacaaaggaaactttatttgcagcaaaaaAGGAGATTACGGGGAAGAACTTTTCACACATTGGATTGGCAAATTGTAAGATATCAGGAATTCAAGATTGTCAGGCAGAAATGCCCGCATTCACTCTTGATAGAAGTCAAAATTGACAGAGCAAGTCTGAATTGGTAGAACCTCCAGGAAGAGTGATTAAAAAACActtgcatggggcgcctgggtggctcggtcggttaagcgtccgacttcggcttgggtcatgatctcacggtccatgagttcgagccccgcgtcgggctctgtgctgacagctcagagcctggagcctgttttggattctgtgtctccctctctctctgctcctcccctgttcatgctctgtctctctctgtctcaaaaataaataaacgttaacaaaaaattttttttaaataaaaaacacttgCATTCTTCAATTCCGCAAGCTCACTGACTGGTAATGTGCCCCAAATAAACAATGACATGTACAGAAGGACGTGCGTACAAGGATAGTCATAGAAGTACtatttgtaacagaaaaaaattggcaCCATTCTTAAGGTCTATCAATAGAGATCAAATAAACCTCCGCAATGAACTTCAATAGGTCACACGAACATTCACACCAGGAACTATTATGCAGAAGATAACTAGGTAGATTAATAGGGGCTGAGTAGGTAAGATCTCCAGACGTATGAAGGGAAAAAACTTGCAGAATAAGCAGTGTAAGATCCGTGTTTGAAACAAGAAAACTATATCATGTAGATTATAAATGCATGGAAAATATCTGCAAGGACATACACAGTGGTTCCTTTGCAAGATACCATAGTTGTTAGTGGAGATAATCAAAGGGCCCTTTCATTTCAATTCTAATGTAAATGTATTAATGATGTAATGTATTCATGGTTTATTCtggacacacacaacacacacaaaattcagCTAGCTGGCGGACCTACAGGTAACCTTAATAACTTGGGCACTAAAAGATACACAGAATTTCATCCAAGAGCTGAGAGGTAAAGAAACATGTGAATTAGAGAAAATAGAACTCAAGACAAATTCCTGTGGGTTGTCACAGTTGGGAGATGCTAACTGCCTAGAAACTGGAGGCTGTAGGGGGCAGAGGCTCTCTGAAAAGCAAACTATCCAACTGCCTTACTTTACCTAGAGGACCGGGTTACGTCTGTCTCATTTGATCCTTGCCACAGTGTTGTATAAAGCAGGTTATCAGGGtctctgtttttcagatgaggCTCATGGGAAGTACATGAACGGGCTAGGGCTGCAGGACAGGATTTAAGCTTGGATCGGACTCTGAAATCAATATTCTCTCCGAATGCTATCCTCCCTAATAAGGTAACTGGACAAGTGTGCAATTCTCTATCATTAGAGTGGACTATTATGTACCTGTGTATTTTAGTAACTTCCTGATCTCCCCTTCCATCCtgctctccctctcgctcttccCTCTGGAGTCTGGACTAGGTTGCCAGATGGATTTTCCCAAGGATTACAACCTAgctaaaaaatctttattatttgcacaccttcccccccccccccccccgctccccatTGTACTGCTACTCCTTTTCAAGTGCCTTATACCTCAGTCACTTCCCTGCAGGTTCCCTAGACTGAATCTCCAAGTTCTGCTGTTCCCTATTGGACTCTTCTAGGTGCAGCTCTAAACTGCCTCCACCCTGAAGCGTTCTCAACCTCTCAGCCTTAAACTCATCCTCTGAGCACCTCATGGATTGGAGGTGAAGGGCCATCCAAATCAAGGTCTATCTGACAGAAgcactctcccctctcctgcaTGGACAATTTCAAACCTGCATTCTCTGCAAATCTACATTCCCTCATCCCTTTCTGCGCATGTCACCTTGCTTTCAAACTCCAGAGAAATTCAGAGATCAGAGACACCCTTGATTTCCTGACAGCAAAACTACAAATTTAGCTCCTaaatccactttttctttttcctcttcaaagGATGTATAACTTCTTAATCCCTCCTCCTTTAGGCTCCTTAATCCCTGTCTTTTCTCAAAAACCGATTCCTTCCCAACTAGCTGCTTTTCCAGAAGCATCCAAACGTGTCCATCACTCCAACTACAAGATCAAAACCTCCAAACTCTACGTAACATTTCTTCACtcactgccctctccctctcacgTTGACAATCCCAACGTTCTGTGGCTTCCACGTCCCCCTCCTGGTTTCCCACCTCTGATCATTCCTTCCCAATCTTTCTCTATTCGTCTCCTTCCCGAGGGCATCTTGAGTGATTGCTTACATACCCACGAACCCCAAATCTGTCCTTAAGAGCTGTGTCATAACTACCACCGCTCCTATGAACCAGTCACTGGGCTGTCCAATCACCATTTACTTCCCTACTCCATGAAGCACACCGCATAGGAGGAAACTGGGCTTGAGGATAAGCAACATGCCTGAACCACAAAGCacttaagtgacagagccaggatctgaatgCAGGTTGTCAACATCCTGGTTTTATCTACCAGACTATCAGGTTAAGTCTGTGTAGTACCTATCCTGTGAATAACCTTGCTCCAGCTTTTTCTTCCACAGGCAATGAGCCAAAGTACAAACCAGAAAACCTTAGCACATTTGGCTCTTACTTTCCTTCCAGCCCAATCCACGAAGGCCTCCTACATGGCACTACAGCTACTTGGTTTGTACCAGTCAAGGTGAGGAATACTGCCACATCTGTACCACACCTTTGACCTTCCCAGTAAACGTTCCCTTAAGATTCAGTCCAACATGACCTAAATCTGAGGGATCACTCCATTGGAAAACACTCAATGGCCTGTTGCACTCCTCATGGATCAAACGCTAACCTGCCATTTTGTTCTGGGGTCTTTAGCCAGTCCACCACATTCTTGACTTTCCTGCCACCCTTCTCCTTATACCAGCTTTCTTTCAGGTTCCAGCTGAAGATCCCCACTTACCTAGATAACTCCCCACCCCTCAGGAAAGGACAGGTAACCCTAAACTGCCTGTATTTCCCTTATCTACTCTGCACCATTTGCCTATTAATATTACCAAACAAAGAAGAGTTTTGTCCTCATTAATCCCAGCGAGGCTCCAAAGCCAGGTTTTGGTTAGAAAATGATAGGGAACCAGAGAACCATCATCCCTTAAATGGTAACATTAACAATCCTATCAATCTGTGCCATAATCCTGACCCTGGCAACAGACTTTATGTCATAGATCAAGTACACTTGCCAGCGTGTCAAAAAGAACCTTTATTACGGATTTGTAATAGCCTCTTCTGCTTTTATGCTTTCTTGCCCGATGCCTTCGGAGCAGGTGCTTTCTGGGCTGGAGCTTTCTGGCCCTTCTGAGCCTTTGGAGGTGCTGCCTTCTGGCCTGCAGCTTTTGGGGCAGGAACCTTCTGGGCTGGAGCCTTCTTGCCCGCAGCGGCCATCTTTTTTGCTGGAACTTTTGCAGCAGCTGCTGCAGCAGCACCCTTAGCAGCAGGTGCTTTTTTGGGAGAAGCTTTCAGGAGAGCTGCTTTCTGTAGCTTCCTAACTTCAAGCTTGATTATTCTGTTCCTCTGAAAAATTTCAACATAAATTATTTACCACATACGCACACAAAAACCTATTTTTTCCATCCTGTATGTATAGAATGTATACGCACAGAAAATAAGCCTTATGTCTAAGACCCCTATGAATTCAACTTTGGTCTACCAAGCTTGGGCAATGTGAATTACCGAATTTAGGGTTTGAATATAAAaatcttgggcgcctgggtggcccagtcggttaagcatccgacttcggctcaggtcatgatctcccggtttgggagtctgagctccacactgggctctgtgctgacagctcagagcctggagtctgcttcggattgtgtctccccctctctctgcccctcccacgctcatgctctgtctctcgataataataaataaatgttaaaaaaaatttagaatataagAATCTTATAACAATTTTAGAACTTAccattttctttgccttcatgACTTTGTAACGATCAAAATCTGTCATCTTGGCTTTCTGTGACAAAGGAAGTAAATATATGATCGCTCATACCACCTACCACTCCTCCATAAAAGAAAAGGTCACAATTCAAGTCACCCTAAGTCATTACCCTTTCTCTGGCTTCAATCTTCTTGGCCCATCTTGTGGCTGCCCATTTCGTATTGATATCTGCCTTCTGCCAGGCTTGTCGGACATATTTCTGGCGAGCACTAGAAAGAGCCAAGACCAGATTAAGGAATCAACTTTGAAGCCACACAGACCCAAAGACAGCTCTGAGCCTTCTGAATGCACAATTTATACCCTGTTAAGTTAAACAGCTTAAGCAAAACAAGCCAAAAGCACCCTTCCCACTCATTCATCACACTTCCAGCTGTAGTTGTCTCCAAAGACCACATACCACTTGGCACACTAGGTCTTTTACTCACTTGAATGTTGTTCACTAAACCAGGAtggtcctatttatttttaaagtaagctctagtccaacatggggcttgggcTCACAACTCCCAAATCAAGaggtcccatgctctactgagccagccaggcacccctcaaacatacaatttttataataatagtaataaaaaaagcaaaccaatCTTTCTGGATATAAAATTACCTCTGACCTTGTATATACCATCACTCTGGTGCAGTGGATGTATAGAAAGCAATTTCCTTTTCACAAAGAATGAGATAAAGCTAATCCTTAGGCCTAATGTTTATTCTGTACAATAATGCTTAAAGATAGACggccaaacaacaaaaaaatctaattagAATAATTTTGAAGTTTTGTTCAAATACTTGAAGTATCAAAACCCTGCATGCGTAATAAACCAGCAGTACACGTGACAGCACATGTTCCATGCAATCAACCGTCACTGCAGTCGAAATAACTTTAGAGTAACACATCACAGTGTTTTAACCTCCATAATCTATAtcatgtcaagaaaaaaaaaatcactattgaTATCTTCTATTTCCTATAAGTAGCTGGAAACAGAATCGCTTTAGTGGCTGTCAAAAAGAAATGATGTAGGTTAAATACTTAATAACTGACACACACTCAAAGCTGAACTAATGACAGCTAGTACTGGAAGAGACAAAAATTGGTTTTTGCTCTTTAAGCTAAAGGTGACTACAATATGTCTGGGAGACCAGAATTCCCCAGGGTGGTATTTGTTGTGTAAATCctgaaaggaagcaagaaaaaagatGGCAAACCTGGATAATGACAAAGCCAGAGAACTAGCagggtggaaaaaaaatcaaaaaggaaacaacgGCCATTCATGTCTATACTGAAAACCCCTCTTCTGAATTGTTCTTTCTCTTCAACACTGTATGCTACattctcaagaaaacaaaatggcaaaatgttttctgaattagTTGAAGCAAACTTTTACTAGTATCAACAAAGTTGGGAGAGTGGTGTTGACTGGCATATAGTTACCTGTGAGGAAACTTGAGGATGAAGTCAGTGAGCTGCATGCATTTGAAAGGCATCGCCTGCCTCCTTACCTGAGTGCAAGGTCCATCAACCAAAGCCTAGAACACATAAGATCAAAAATCTCAGCGCAAAACATAATAGTACCCCAAACAAGGATTCACAAACTTTGGTCACTTAGTTCATGGTTCTCAAACACCAAAAGCATACAAGGGCTTTCCGTGTGCCTGGCTTTGTTCTACACTCACTTTACGCATAGGAACTCCTCTAAACCTCACCAACTGTTTCAGCCCAGTGTCAGTCAAAAGGTCTGGCCAGTTTAAGTGGCAGAGTAATACTCAAACCCAAGTACATCTGGCCAATTCAAGCCTGTGCATGAAACCCCCACTTGGCACTGCGTGTTTCTCAATGGTAAATTAAAGCTACAAGCTGTCCCATTCCTATCTCAAGAGGGCCATTGGGAAAATTACCATTGCCATCATACTGCAGATCAGTCACTGGCATGTGAAGTTGTGCTACTTTTCCTTACACTTACCCTGTTTTGATCAATAACATCTACAATCGCTACCAGCTTCCCGGCATGAGGCCCAAAGGAGACGTAGGCCACCCGGCCAACCTCCACGAAACGCCTGAACACCTAAaaccgagggagagggagatggaaagaCTTACTGAAATTGAAAATACTCGTCAGTTTATAAGGCTTTGCAATCCAAAAGCAATAGAAGTACAGCAAAAAAGAACGTTTGGGGAACACGCCCAAGTGCCATAAGACGacctgatgaatggacaaaacaCGCAGAGGCGGCGGCGCCAAAGTCCGGTTCCCGCGGGATGGAGCTCCAAGCACATGGGGTCTGCACAGCCCTAGGCCGGCTGGGCCCCGGCAGACCCCGGGCCGCTCCAGCTTTCCAGCTCTGGCGGCTACCGCGCACACGCGAGGCCCAGGCGTGCCGGGCCTGCAAGGCCTTCCACGCGCTCTTCGACCGGGCGCCTCGGAAGCTCCGAAACTCCGTGGCCCACCCGCCTCGGGACCCTCACCCCAGGCTACCTAAGTCCCGCTGGACATCGTCCCACGCCTTCCTTCCCCCTCCGAGGCGGAGGTGGAGCAGCATGGCCGCCACACCCGGAGGCCGCAACAGCAATACTCACCATGTTGGCGGCGTTCAGCGAGAAGGAAGAAGGGCCGCCCGACCGGGCGGATGTGTAGAAGGCCGCCCCGCCCCTGCGATTAACGAGCCGCCGACGCGAGCACTGATTGGTTAGGGTCGTACGTGCATACGCGCACGCATGCTCACTGGGAAAACATGGCGGGGCTGGTTCGAGCCTTGTTGCATTTTGGCTGACCGGAGCAGTGGTGTATGGTGTGCCAGCCTGGTTAGTGGCAGGACGGTCATCTAGTAGGACTTGAGAATGAAGAAGAGCACAGAAGCTGTAACTTTCAATATAATTGTGTCCGCATTCCATTTGACTTCTTTTAacattcttccatttttctgtcGTTTCTCCTAACTACCCCGGATTTTTGTCTAAATGTTGTTACTCATGGCTTAgtactagttttgttttgttttgttttgtttttcct
This genomic stretch from Acinonyx jubatus isolate Ajub_Pintada_27869175 chromosome C2, VMU_Ajub_asm_v1.0, whole genome shotgun sequence harbors:
- the RPL14 gene encoding 60S ribosomal protein L14 isoform X1, translating into MECGHNYIESYSFCALLHSQVLLDDRPATNQAGTPYTTAPVSQNATRLEPAPPCFPSEHACAYARTTLTNQCSRRRLVNRRGGAAFYTSARSGGPSSFSLNAANMVFRRFVEVGRVAYVSFGPHAGKLVAIVDVIDQNRALVDGPCTQVRRQAMPFKCMQLTDFILKFPHSARQKYVRQAWQKADINTKWAATRWAKKIEARERKAKMTDFDRYKVMKAKKMRNRIIKLEVRKLQKAALLKASPKKAPAAKGAAAAAAAKVPAKKMAAAGKKAPAQKVPAPKAAGQKAAPPKAQKGQKAPAQKAPAPKASGKKA
- the RPL14 gene encoding 60S ribosomal protein L14 isoform X2, which produces MKVLLDDRPATNQAGTPYTTAPVSQNATRLEPAPPCFPSEHACAYARTTLTNQCSRRRLVNRRGGAAFYTSARSGGPSSFSLNAANMVFRRFVEVGRVAYVSFGPHAGKLVAIVDVIDQNRALVDGPCTQVRRQAMPFKCMQLTDFILKFPHSARQKYVRQAWQKADINTKWAATRWAKKIEARERKAKMTDFDRYKVMKAKKMRNRIIKLEVRKLQKAALLKASPKKAPAAKGAAAAAAAKVPAKKMAAAGKKAPAQKVPAPKAAGQKAAPPKAQKGQKAPAQKAPAPKASGKKA